Proteins encoded together in one Terriglobus sp. TAA 43 window:
- a CDS encoding DNA gyrase inhibitor YacG has product MATKVLRCPTCRTLITEKGDDFPFCSDRCRRIDLGKWASGDYKITSPILDPDLLEDLEREQLLPQRNKYEN; this is encoded by the coding sequence ATGGCTACCAAAGTACTCCGCTGTCCCACATGTCGAACACTGATCACCGAGAAGGGCGATGACTTCCCCTTCTGCAGTGATCGCTGCCGCCGCATCGACCTCGGTAAGTGGGCCAGCGGAGACTACAAGATCACCTCGCCCATCCTTGACCCCGATCTGCTGGAAGACCTCGAACGCGAGCAACTCCTCCCGCAGCGCAATAAGTACGAGAACTAG
- a CDS encoding GyrI-like domain-containing protein, translated as MKTNLGAHAMLQPEFRHIDIILLAGTMVIYEGQQDATERIPAQWADLMALPVPELHSATHVYGASPCTADGKLHYFTGIEVPSYEGVNSPARISIEADEYAIFTVHDITTLRDTWV; from the coding sequence GTGAAGACTAATCTCGGAGCCCACGCGATGCTACAACCGGAGTTCCGCCACATCGACATCATTCTCCTCGCAGGCACAATGGTGATCTACGAAGGCCAGCAGGACGCAACCGAACGCATCCCAGCGCAATGGGCTGATCTCATGGCGCTGCCTGTCCCGGAACTCCACTCGGCAACGCACGTCTACGGCGCATCGCCCTGCACCGCTGATGGCAAGCTCCACTACTTCACGGGCATTGAAGTCCCTAGCTACGAAGGCGTGAACTCGCCTGCCCGCATCAGCATTGAGGCTGACGAATACGCCATCTTCACGGTGCATGACATCACCACACTCCGCGACACATGGGTCTGA
- the rimO gene encoding 30S ribosomal protein S12 methylthiotransferase RimO codes for MTEAEIKTNLSTDSIERPKIGFVSLGCPKNLVDSEVMMGMVHHAGAQLTPAAEDADIIVVNTCSFIDSAKQESVNTILEMVQHKTEGRAKRLIVTGCLVERYRDEIQKNIPEVDAVLGTGELDDILAAAGLQPKPVPNNSPFNILTSANTPVHTHAHTELGGAAALEVEVAEGNLSPATIAESSLIDRASSAVRKHSQLEVPEQTSRPEGDLREKQGRFARTDWDGATAELPSYLYSDETPRILSTPRASAYIKIAEGCDHPCGFCIIPQLRGKFRSRRISSILNEAENLVKQGVREITLIGQDTTCYGEDLGMKDGLAMLLEALATLEVEGIGKIHWLRFLYAYPNKVTTKLLETIAAHDNIAKYLDVPLQHASPTVLKRMKRGGSGDIFLRMLDKARSIVPDIAIRTSFIVGFPGETDEEFAELEAFIKAAKIDWLGVFSYSDEEGSPAFDLGDKVPKRTIESRRRKLMRTQLKLSAKARAAQVGKVVEVLVEGPSEETELLWQARTLQQAPEIDGHVLLNDFGPHEALIPGTFYQAEITEAHDYDVVATIIE; via the coding sequence ATCACCGAAGCAGAAATCAAAACGAACCTCAGCACCGACAGCATCGAACGGCCAAAGATTGGCTTCGTCTCGCTCGGCTGCCCCAAGAACCTCGTCGACTCCGAGGTCATGATGGGAATGGTTCACCACGCAGGCGCGCAACTCACACCAGCCGCGGAAGACGCGGACATCATCGTCGTCAATACCTGCTCCTTCATCGACTCGGCCAAGCAGGAGAGCGTGAACACCATCCTCGAGATGGTGCAGCACAAGACCGAAGGCCGAGCCAAGCGCCTCATCGTCACCGGCTGCCTCGTCGAGCGCTACCGCGACGAGATCCAGAAGAACATCCCTGAGGTTGACGCCGTTCTCGGCACAGGCGAACTGGATGACATCCTCGCCGCAGCAGGCCTGCAGCCAAAGCCAGTCCCGAACAATAGCCCGTTCAACATCCTCACCTCTGCGAACACGCCGGTTCACACGCACGCCCACACTGAACTCGGTGGAGCAGCAGCGCTTGAGGTGGAAGTAGCCGAAGGCAATCTCTCTCCCGCAACCATCGCGGAGAGCAGCCTCATCGACCGCGCATCCAGCGCAGTCCGCAAGCACAGCCAGCTCGAAGTCCCGGAGCAGACCTCGCGTCCCGAAGGCGACCTCCGCGAGAAGCAGGGCCGCTTCGCCCGCACCGATTGGGACGGCGCGACCGCCGAGCTGCCCAGCTATCTCTACTCCGACGAGACTCCGCGCATCCTCAGCACGCCGCGCGCCTCGGCCTACATCAAGATCGCCGAAGGCTGCGATCATCCCTGCGGCTTCTGCATCATCCCGCAGCTCCGCGGCAAGTTCCGCTCACGCCGCATCTCCTCCATCCTCAACGAGGCGGAGAACCTGGTGAAGCAGGGCGTCCGCGAGATCACCCTCATCGGTCAGGACACCACCTGCTACGGCGAAGACCTCGGCATGAAGGACGGCCTCGCCATGCTGCTGGAAGCCCTCGCCACGCTGGAAGTAGAAGGCATCGGCAAGATCCACTGGCTGCGCTTCCTCTACGCCTATCCGAACAAGGTCACCACCAAACTGCTGGAGACCATCGCGGCGCACGACAACATCGCCAAGTACCTCGATGTACCGTTGCAGCACGCCTCGCCAACCGTCCTCAAGCGTATGAAGCGTGGCGGCAGCGGCGACATCTTCCTCCGCATGCTCGACAAGGCCCGCAGCATCGTGCCGGACATCGCCATCCGCACCAGCTTCATCGTCGGCTTCCCCGGCGAAACGGATGAGGAGTTCGCCGAACTGGAGGCCTTCATCAAGGCCGCTAAGATCGACTGGCTCGGTGTCTTCTCCTACTCGGACGAGGAAGGCTCACCCGCCTTCGACCTCGGCGACAAGGTGCCGAAACGCACCATCGAGTCACGCCGCCGCAAGCTGATGCGCACCCAGCTCAAGCTGAGCGCCAAGGCCCGCGCCGCGCAGGTAGGCAAGGTAGTGGAAGTACTCGTGGAAGGCCCCAGCGAGGAGACCGAACTCCTGTGGCAGGCCCGCACCCTCCAGCAAGCCCCGGAGATCGACGGCCACGTCCTACTCAACGACTTCGGCCCCCACGAAGCCCTCATACCCGGCACCTTCTACCAGGCTGAGATCACCGAAGCACACGATTACGACGTGGTAGCGACCATCATCGAGTAA
- a CDS encoding M28 family peptidase yields MRFASAVIFASLLVVPSVVAQANLTLPDAAQQEEKGIDPERLRQHVKTLASDEFEGRAPGQPGGEKAAKYIAAQFKAAGLEPAGDHGTYFQQVPMVGVKTDPSTAFALVPEKGEPLKLAFGTDYVANNQTHTPIAEIDAPLVFVGHGIVAPEYGWDDYKGVDVKGKVAVVIVNEPTSDDPKFFNGKSMTYYGRWTYKFEEAGRHGAVACLIVHRTDLASYGWQVVQNSWSGEHSYLRDDPDTRLKAASWITHDVADKLFATVGMTADEAITAAGKRGFVAKPLPVRLKAHVITHVHEFEAANVVGKITGAKPGRTVLYTAHYDHFGIDRTRKGDPVFHGAADNATGTAIVMEMARAFGQKKIQPPSTVIFAAVTAEEQGLLGSQYLGMHPPVPAKDISLDINYDELLPLGDVTGVGAGGAQRTTAYPILEALAAHDNLTLRKGGVDAGGGYYRSDHFSLARVGIPAFSLGQGGMYVGHDEAWGREQSRDFGQNKYHTPADVYSDSMDFTGNAHMARFGFELGWIVMSQPERMEWLPGDEFEAARKGQ; encoded by the coding sequence ATGCGTTTTGCTTCTGCGGTAATTTTTGCGTCTTTGTTGGTGGTTCCTTCAGTAGTGGCGCAGGCGAATCTGACTTTGCCGGACGCAGCGCAGCAGGAAGAGAAGGGGATTGATCCGGAGCGGTTGCGGCAGCATGTGAAGACGCTGGCCAGCGACGAGTTTGAAGGTCGTGCGCCGGGGCAGCCGGGCGGTGAGAAGGCTGCGAAATATATTGCTGCTCAGTTCAAGGCGGCAGGGCTGGAACCTGCGGGCGATCATGGCACGTACTTTCAGCAGGTGCCGATGGTGGGTGTGAAGACCGATCCTTCGACCGCGTTTGCGCTGGTGCCGGAAAAGGGTGAGCCGCTGAAGCTGGCCTTTGGCACGGACTACGTTGCGAATAACCAGACGCACACACCGATTGCAGAGATTGATGCTCCGCTGGTGTTTGTGGGGCATGGCATTGTGGCGCCCGAGTACGGCTGGGACGACTACAAAGGCGTGGATGTGAAGGGCAAGGTTGCGGTGGTGATTGTGAACGAACCCACAAGCGACGATCCGAAGTTCTTCAACGGCAAGAGCATGACCTACTACGGTCGCTGGACGTACAAGTTTGAAGAGGCTGGCCGGCATGGTGCTGTGGCTTGCCTGATTGTTCATCGCACCGATCTTGCGAGCTATGGCTGGCAGGTGGTTCAGAACTCATGGAGCGGCGAACACAGCTATCTGCGTGATGATCCTGACACGAGGCTGAAGGCAGCAAGCTGGATTACGCATGATGTTGCAGACAAGCTGTTCGCCACGGTTGGCATGACGGCGGATGAGGCGATCACTGCGGCGGGCAAGCGTGGATTTGTGGCGAAGCCGCTGCCGGTGCGGTTGAAGGCGCATGTGATTACGCATGTTCACGAGTTCGAGGCGGCGAACGTTGTTGGCAAGATTACGGGAGCGAAGCCGGGACGTACGGTGCTGTATACAGCGCACTATGATCACTTCGGCATTGATCGCACGCGCAAGGGTGATCCTGTGTTTCATGGCGCAGCCGACAACGCGACGGGCACCGCGATTGTGATGGAGATGGCGCGGGCATTTGGGCAGAAGAAGATTCAGCCGCCATCGACGGTGATTTTTGCAGCGGTGACGGCGGAAGAGCAGGGGTTGCTGGGATCGCAGTATCTGGGGATGCATCCGCCGGTTCCAGCCAAGGATATTTCGCTGGACATTAACTATGACGAACTGTTGCCGCTGGGCGATGTGACGGGTGTGGGTGCGGGGGGAGCGCAGAGGACGACGGCTTATCCGATCCTGGAGGCGTTGGCTGCGCACGACAACCTGACGCTGCGCAAGGGCGGTGTGGACGCGGGCGGTGGGTACTATCGCAGCGATCACTTCTCGCTGGCGCGCGTGGGTATTCCGGCGTTTTCTCTGGGACAGGGCGGCATGTATGTGGGGCATGACGAGGCGTGGGGACGCGAGCAGTCGCGTGATTTTGGTCAGAACAAATATCACACGCCTGCGGATGTGTACTCGGACTCGATGGACTTCACGGGCAACGCGCACATGGCGCGCTTTGGGTTTGAATTGGGATGGATTGTGATGAGTCAGCCGGAGCGCATGGAGTGGTTGCCGGGTGATGAGTTTGAAGCAGCTCGGAAGGGTCAGTAA
- a CDS encoding Stp1/IreP family PP2C-type Ser/Thr phosphatase — translation MEYAMLTDVGRCRVHNEDVCAADEMAGLFVVCDGMGGAAGGEVASHMAARVFLEKARLGRDAHPARWRLESAAMEANNAVFMESHRDMALRGMGTTLVGLEVERDLQQAWVVNVGDSRCYRLRRGVLEQLTSDHSFVDEQVRAGLMTEDEASMSHLRNIITRAVGSHVEVLPDVMRCELMQGDVFLLCSDGLIREVDDATIARVLNEDCHNGLQVCADTLVDLANQHGGSDNITVVLGRG, via the coding sequence GTGGAATACGCGATGTTGACGGACGTGGGCCGATGCCGCGTACACAACGAGGATGTTTGCGCCGCAGACGAGATGGCGGGGCTGTTCGTGGTGTGCGATGGCATGGGCGGAGCTGCGGGCGGCGAGGTGGCGTCGCACATGGCGGCGCGTGTGTTCCTGGAAAAAGCACGGCTTGGGCGCGATGCGCATCCTGCACGTTGGCGACTGGAGAGCGCGGCCATGGAGGCGAATAACGCCGTCTTCATGGAGTCGCACCGGGACATGGCGCTGCGCGGCATGGGAACGACGCTGGTGGGCCTGGAAGTGGAACGCGATCTGCAGCAAGCGTGGGTTGTGAATGTGGGAGACTCACGCTGCTATCGGTTGCGGCGCGGCGTTCTGGAACAGTTGACCAGCGACCATTCTTTTGTAGACGAACAGGTGCGCGCGGGTTTGATGACGGAGGATGAGGCTTCGATGTCGCATCTGAGGAACATCATTACGCGCGCCGTGGGGTCGCATGTGGAAGTGCTGCCGGATGTGATGCGTTGCGAATTGATGCAGGGCGATGTGTTTCTGCTGTGCTCGGATGGGCTGATTCGCGAAGTGGATGACGCAACCATTGCGCGAGTGTTGAACGAAGACTGCCACAACGGACTGCAGGTTTGTGCGGATACGTTGGTGGATCTAGCGAATCAACATGGCGGGTCGGACAATATCACCGTGGTGCTGGGGCGGGGTTAG
- a CDS encoding NupC/NupG family nucleoside CNT transporter: MARFTGLIGLVVLLGVAYALSTDRRAIRWRTVAWGLSLQVFFAFLVIKWSFGQKILAKGAGAVAGLLAHSVDGSSMVFGKLGDPTSPLQVFAFAVLPTIIFVSALFAVLYHLGIMQIVIRGMAWVMQRTMGTSGAESTNVAASIFMGQTEAPLTIRPFLNNATRSELMTIMTSGMAHVSGGIMAAYISFGIRAQDLLSAVIMTAPGTILIAKMLVPETEVPETLGTVHIKSEDEHKNENLIGAIARGTIDGGQLAFNVAIMLISFLALVGLLNGILTGIHNLIGVHQVGGHNVSFPSTLNSILGFFCAPIAWLIGIPWHDAPIVGNLIGTRAVLNEFIAYTQLGQLANAHQISTRTLAIATFALCGFANLGSVGMQIGGIGALIPNRRNELARLGMRALLAGTIANLMSASIVSMLIR, from the coding sequence TTGGCCCGCTTTACCGGACTCATTGGCCTAGTCGTTTTACTTGGCGTCGCCTACGCCCTCTCCACCGACCGCCGTGCCATCCGCTGGCGCACCGTCGCCTGGGGCCTCTCCCTGCAAGTCTTCTTCGCATTCCTCGTTATCAAGTGGAGCTTCGGCCAGAAAATCCTCGCCAAGGGCGCAGGCGCAGTAGCCGGTCTCCTCGCTCATTCCGTCGATGGCTCATCGATGGTCTTCGGCAAACTCGGCGACCCTACCAGCCCCCTGCAAGTCTTCGCCTTCGCCGTCCTGCCCACCATCATCTTCGTGTCAGCATTGTTCGCGGTGCTCTATCACCTCGGCATCATGCAGATCGTCATCCGCGGCATGGCATGGGTCATGCAGCGCACCATGGGCACCTCCGGCGCAGAATCAACGAACGTAGCGGCCTCCATCTTCATGGGCCAGACCGAAGCTCCGCTCACCATCCGCCCCTTCCTCAACAACGCCACCCGCTCTGAATTAATGACCATCATGACCAGCGGCATGGCGCACGTCTCCGGCGGCATCATGGCGGCGTACATCTCCTTCGGGATCCGCGCGCAGGACCTGCTCAGTGCCGTCATCATGACCGCGCCCGGCACCATCCTCATCGCAAAAATGCTCGTGCCTGAAACCGAAGTCCCGGAAACACTAGGCACCGTCCACATCAAGAGCGAAGACGAACACAAAAACGAAAACCTCATCGGCGCCATAGCGCGCGGCACCATTGACGGCGGTCAACTCGCCTTCAACGTCGCCATCATGCTCATCAGCTTCCTCGCGCTCGTCGGCCTGCTGAACGGCATCCTAACCGGCATCCACAACCTCATCGGCGTGCACCAGGTCGGCGGCCACAACGTCAGCTTCCCATCGACGTTAAACAGCATCCTCGGCTTCTTCTGCGCACCCATCGCGTGGCTCATCGGCATCCCGTGGCACGACGCGCCCATCGTCGGCAACCTCATCGGAACCCGCGCCGTGCTGAACGAATTCATCGCCTACACGCAGCTCGGCCAGCTAGCCAACGCGCATCAGATCAGCACGCGCACCCTCGCCATCGCCACCTTCGCGCTCTGCGGCTTCGCGAACCTCGGTTCGGTAGGCATGCAGATCGGTGGCATCGGCGCGCTGATCCCCAATCGTCGCAACGAACTAGCCCGCCTCGGCATGCGAGCGCTCCTGGCGGGCACCATCGCAAACCTCATGAGCGCTTCCATCGTAAGCATGCTCATCCGCTAA
- a CDS encoding SDR family oxidoreductase: protein MGKLEGKIALVTGGNSGIGLATAKRFVDEGAYVFITGRRQSSLDEAVKFIGKNVTAVQGDVSNLEDLDRLFAQIKSEKGKLDVVFANAGGGEFIPLGSYTEEHFDKTFNINVKGLVFTVQKALPLLPDGATIVLNGSIVSIKGFENFGVYNATKAAVRSFARTWTNELKARKIRVNVVSPGPIDTPAISGLVGNDSEQEKALKAGLAAGVPLGRMGEPDELAKAVVFLASDDSSFVAGVELFVDGGFVAV from the coding sequence ATGGGTAAGCTCGAAGGAAAGATCGCACTCGTCACCGGCGGCAACAGCGGCATCGGCCTCGCAACAGCAAAACGCTTCGTGGATGAAGGCGCCTACGTATTCATCACCGGCCGCCGCCAGAGCTCCCTGGATGAAGCCGTAAAGTTTATAGGCAAGAATGTCACCGCCGTACAAGGCGACGTCTCCAACCTCGAAGACCTCGATCGCCTCTTCGCGCAGATCAAGTCTGAAAAGGGCAAGCTCGACGTCGTCTTCGCCAACGCAGGCGGTGGCGAATTCATTCCGCTCGGCAGCTACACCGAAGAGCACTTCGACAAGACCTTCAACATCAATGTGAAGGGCCTCGTCTTCACCGTGCAGAAGGCACTTCCGCTCCTGCCCGATGGCGCAACCATCGTGCTGAATGGCTCCATCGTCTCCATCAAGGGCTTTGAGAACTTCGGCGTCTACAACGCCACCAAGGCTGCCGTCCGCTCCTTCGCTCGCACCTGGACCAACGAACTGAAGGCGCGCAAGATCCGCGTCAACGTCGTTAGCCCCGGCCCCATCGACACCCCGGCCATCAGCGGTCTAGTCGGCAACGACTCCGAGCAGGAGAAGGCGCTGAAGGCAGGTCTGGCAGCAGGCGTTCCTCTCGGCCGCATGGGTGAACCCGACGAACTCGCCAAGGCAGTCGTCTTCCTCGCCTCGGATGACAGCAGCTTCGTCGCCGGTGTGGAACTCTTCGTCGACGGCGGATTCGTGGCCGTATAA
- a CDS encoding SDR family NAD(P)-dependent oxidoreductase, whose amino-acid sequence MGKLEGKVAVVTGGSSGLALASAKRFVEEGAYVFITGRRQEQLDEAVKQIGRNVTGVRGDAANLNDLDRLFDTVKREKGKIDVLFASAGRGDALPLGEITEQHFDAAFGLNTRGTLFTVQKALPLFNNGGSIIMTGSVASVKGFPGFGVYAASKAALRSFARTWLNELKARHIRVNVLGPGPIATPMQEEVLTPEAKQMFESLIPRGTMGQPEEIATVALFLASDDSSFVNGVELNVDGGFSAI is encoded by the coding sequence ATGGGAAAACTGGAAGGTAAGGTCGCAGTCGTCACGGGGGGATCGAGTGGCCTGGCGCTGGCGAGCGCCAAACGCTTCGTGGAAGAGGGTGCCTACGTTTTCATCACAGGCCGAAGGCAGGAACAGCTCGACGAGGCAGTCAAGCAGATTGGTCGAAACGTGACCGGCGTACGTGGTGACGCAGCCAATCTCAACGACCTTGATCGTCTGTTCGATACCGTCAAGCGGGAGAAGGGAAAGATCGACGTCTTATTCGCGAGCGCAGGCCGGGGCGATGCCCTGCCACTTGGCGAAATTACCGAGCAGCACTTCGATGCGGCCTTCGGCCTGAACACGCGCGGAACGCTGTTTACAGTTCAGAAGGCATTGCCACTGTTTAACAACGGCGGATCGATCATCATGACCGGGTCGGTCGCTTCGGTAAAGGGCTTTCCCGGTTTCGGCGTATATGCGGCAAGCAAGGCAGCGCTGCGCTCTTTCGCACGCACGTGGCTTAACGAACTGAAGGCCAGGCATATCCGGGTGAACGTGCTGGGCCCCGGGCCAATCGCCACTCCGATGCAGGAAGAAGTGCTCACTCCAGAGGCGAAGCAGATGTTCGAATCCCTGATCCCTCGAGGAACAATGGGGCAACCTGAAGAAATCGCGACGGTAGCTCTGTTTCTTGCTTCAGACGATTCCAGCTTCGTGAATGGCGTGGAGCTGAATGTCGACGGCGGCTTCTCGGCAATCTGA
- a CDS encoding AraC family transcriptional regulator: MDPITDIFKTMHVTAFGLHRLEATVPWGVKQENRSEEEVTPSGKKTPPADLAHFAMLSRGNCWLSVEGIAEPIPLSGGDCFLVAKGTSIVLRDSPRTRPKWTFREIGALANGNVAQCGGGGAPTTIVCGSLSFDRASLKPITQLLPSFILMKADEERTLALHNTVQALASEMAVQAPGSEVVATRLAEVLFIQVLRAHIALGQQRNKGWLRAIFDPQMGIALSAVHDSVSAAWTVESLAAAAGMSRSAFAVRFKELLRQTPMEYVTEWRMQKAMQLLQQRDKKLIDVARLVGYESDAAFSKAFKRVVGVNPGEYLKRGFEDHRNAGMAKDF, translated from the coding sequence TTGGACCCGATAACGGACATCTTCAAAACAATGCACGTGACCGCGTTTGGGCTGCACAGGCTGGAAGCCACAGTTCCGTGGGGCGTGAAACAGGAAAATCGGTCCGAAGAAGAAGTCACGCCCTCCGGCAAGAAAACGCCGCCCGCAGATTTGGCGCACTTCGCCATGCTTTCGCGCGGCAACTGCTGGCTGAGTGTGGAAGGTATTGCGGAGCCAATTCCCCTTAGTGGTGGTGATTGCTTCTTGGTGGCCAAGGGGACTTCGATCGTTTTACGCGACAGCCCACGAACACGCCCGAAGTGGACATTCCGCGAGATCGGGGCCTTGGCCAACGGCAATGTCGCTCAGTGTGGGGGTGGTGGCGCACCCACGACTATCGTCTGTGGGTCTTTGAGTTTCGATCGCGCGAGCCTGAAGCCGATCACCCAGTTATTGCCGAGCTTCATTCTGATGAAGGCCGATGAGGAACGCACGCTTGCGCTTCACAACACCGTGCAGGCGCTTGCATCAGAAATGGCTGTGCAGGCACCGGGATCGGAGGTCGTCGCGACGCGCCTGGCCGAGGTTCTATTTATCCAGGTGCTACGGGCGCATATCGCGTTGGGGCAGCAACGCAACAAAGGATGGCTTCGCGCGATCTTCGATCCTCAAATGGGAATCGCTTTGAGTGCCGTTCACGACAGTGTGAGTGCGGCCTGGACGGTCGAATCACTGGCCGCAGCGGCGGGCATGTCTCGCTCCGCATTCGCAGTGCGCTTTAAAGAACTGCTGAGACAAACACCAATGGAATACGTAACCGAGTGGCGGATGCAAAAGGCGATGCAGTTACTCCAGCAGCGTGACAAGAAGCTTATAGACGTTGCTCGGTTAGTCGGTTACGAGTCCGACGCTGCTTTCAGTAAGGCGTTCAAGAGAGTTGTTGGGGTCAATCCTGGTGAGTACCTGAAACGTGGTTTTGAAGACCACAGAAATGCCGGGATGGCGAAGGATTTTTGA
- a CDS encoding UDP-2,3-diacylglucosamine diphosphatase: MVRTCDTLILSDVHLGSDVSRAEEAIDVLEGVDFRQLILLGDIFSDLDFARLKRQHWDFLSCIRKLSNPKQRRTIVWVEGNHDHGLSQLMSHMVGVPVYQRYVWEYAGKRHLAVHGHQFDRFINRNILLSRFFEGFYEMSQRLDGKEQRMSRWFDRFSTRWLRLSDKVAEGALAYAKEGHADRVFCGHTHEAMQRNEGSIEYFNSGCWTDTRATFLTIDRKGVQIHEYQPGTVYRDPGKERIETPAFAAEFAGEAGLSGYGGYGSLRC, from the coding sequence ATGGTGCGGACCTGCGATACGCTCATCCTCTCCGACGTCCACCTGGGCTCAGATGTTAGCCGGGCGGAAGAAGCCATCGACGTGCTGGAAGGTGTGGACTTCCGGCAATTGATTTTGTTGGGTGATATCTTCAGCGATCTTGATTTTGCGCGATTGAAGCGACAGCATTGGGATTTTCTGTCGTGCATCCGTAAGCTCTCCAACCCGAAGCAACGTCGCACGATTGTTTGGGTGGAAGGCAATCACGATCATGGGTTGTCGCAGTTGATGTCGCACATGGTGGGCGTGCCGGTATATCAGCGTTATGTGTGGGAGTACGCGGGCAAGCGACACCTGGCGGTGCATGGGCACCAGTTTGATCGTTTTATCAACCGCAACATTTTGTTGAGCCGCTTCTTTGAGGGCTTCTATGAGATGTCGCAGCGGTTGGATGGTAAGGAACAGCGGATGTCGCGCTGGTTTGATCGCTTCAGCACGCGCTGGTTGCGGTTGTCAGACAAGGTTGCAGAAGGTGCGCTGGCGTATGCGAAAGAAGGTCACGCAGACCGAGTGTTCTGCGGGCATACGCATGAAGCGATGCAACGTAATGAAGGCAGTATTGAGTATTTCAACTCCGGGTGCTGGACAGATACACGCGCCACGTTTTTGACCATCGACCGTAAGGGAGTCCAGATCCATGAGTATCAACCCGGAACTGTCTATCGTGATCCCGGCAAAGAACGAATCGAGACACCTGCCTTCGCTGCTGAGTTCGCTGGCGAAGCAGGACTATCCGGCTATGGCGGATACGGAAGTCTTCGTTGCTGA
- a CDS encoding glycosyltransferase, which translates to MIPAKNESRHLPSLLSSLAKQDYPAMADTEVFVADAGSTDGTAAIARSYDNLLNVRVIEGGLPSVGRNRGAAQSTSRYVLFLDADVELRDRTLLRRAMTAMQKQRLHCQTVDIACAEGTWADRLLYWGNSRMQRLSAWGMPFGTGMFLLFERGRFHELGGFAEDAVFAEDFLLTKQVSSLRFSVLDGCIYTSNRRFHRTGHARMVFLFFWTLMNCKNRSHFVRDHGYWDGATETVSKA; encoded by the coding sequence GTGATCCCGGCAAAGAACGAATCGAGACACCTGCCTTCGCTGCTGAGTTCGCTGGCGAAGCAGGACTATCCGGCTATGGCGGATACGGAAGTCTTCGTTGCTGATGCCGGTTCGACCGACGGAACGGCTGCCATTGCACGTAGCTATGACAACCTGCTGAATGTTCGCGTGATTGAAGGCGGATTGCCTTCTGTGGGGCGGAATCGCGGTGCGGCACAGAGCACATCGCGCTATGTACTGTTTCTGGATGCGGATGTTGAGTTGCGTGATCGTACGTTGCTGCGCCGCGCGATGACTGCGATGCAGAAGCAGCGCTTACACTGCCAGACGGTGGACATTGCTTGTGCGGAAGGAACGTGGGCGGATCGGCTGCTGTATTGGGGTAACAGCCGGATGCAGCGGTTGAGCGCGTGGGGCATGCCGTTTGGTACGGGCATGTTTCTGCTGTTTGAGCGCGGACGCTTTCATGAGCTTGGTGGCTTTGCTGAAGATGCGGTTTTTGCTGAAGACTTTCTGCTGACGAAACAGGTTTCCTCTCTGCGCTTTTCTGTGTTGGACGGATGCATCTACACGTCGAACAGGCGGTTCCACAGAACGGGACATGCGCGCATGGTGTTTCTGTTTTTCTGGACGCTGATGAACTGCAAAAACCGCAGCCACTTTGTACGTGACCACGGTTATTGGGATGGCGCTACGGAGACTGTCAGCAAGGCTTAG